The Rhizobium sp. BT03 genome has a window encoding:
- a CDS encoding UDP-N-acetylmuramoyl-L-alanyl-D-glutamate--2,6-diaminopimelate ligase: MNIDADSRGVDRLQERKVHSMKLRDLAGDQFPEIEAQLEGPAGLLDISGLSSDSRHVTPGNAFVAVAGTKADGAGFIADAAGRGAAVAIASQPVDAAIPVLAVKEPRRFLSIAASRFFGRQPETMVAVTGTAGKTSVASFTRQIWAHAGHAAAMIGTTGVVSPTRNEYGSLTTPDPVSLHKLLAELAGEGVTHAAMEASSHGLDQSRLDGVKLAAAGFTNLGRDHMDYHPTVEAYMAAKMRLFEVLLPKGAPAVIFADDPWSAPAIKAAADAGHDVRTVGRKGDYLALKRVEHFRHKQTAEIHIGGEIFEVDIPLAGDFQVANALVAAGLAMSTGVEPKVAMAALEKLVGASGRLELVGHTKDGALAYVDYAHKPDALENVLSSVRPFTTGRVVVVFGCGGDRDRGKRPIMGEIACRLADVVIVTDDNPRSEEPASIRAEIMAAAPSASEIADRAKAIREAVAMLRSGDTLIVAGKGHEEGQTIGSVTLPFSDHAEVRKALEELQS; this comes from the coding sequence ATGAATATCGACGCCGATTCGCGAGGGGTGGACCGGCTTCAAGAGAGAAAAGTGCATTCGATGAAATTGCGAGACCTGGCCGGAGATCAGTTTCCGGAAATTGAAGCACAGCTCGAAGGCCCGGCAGGCCTGCTTGATATTTCAGGCCTGTCATCGGACAGCCGCCACGTGACGCCGGGCAATGCCTTCGTCGCAGTCGCCGGCACCAAGGCGGATGGCGCGGGCTTCATCGCCGATGCGGCCGGCCGGGGGGCTGCCGTCGCGATCGCCTCCCAGCCCGTCGATGCTGCCATTCCGGTGCTTGCGGTCAAGGAGCCGCGCCGTTTCCTTTCGATCGCCGCTTCACGGTTCTTCGGCAGACAGCCCGAGACCATGGTCGCCGTCACCGGCACCGCGGGCAAGACCTCGGTGGCTTCTTTCACCCGGCAGATCTGGGCGCATGCGGGGCATGCGGCGGCGATGATCGGCACAACAGGTGTCGTCTCGCCGACGCGCAACGAATATGGTTCGCTGACGACGCCCGACCCGGTGTCGCTGCACAAGCTGCTTGCCGAACTTGCCGGCGAAGGTGTCACGCATGCGGCGATGGAGGCTTCCAGCCATGGCCTCGACCAAAGCCGGCTCGACGGCGTTAAGCTCGCCGCCGCCGGCTTCACCAATCTCGGCCGCGACCACATGGATTATCATCCGACCGTCGAGGCCTATATGGCCGCCAAGATGCGGCTCTTCGAAGTGCTGCTGCCGAAGGGTGCGCCGGCTGTCATCTTTGCCGACGATCCCTGGTCGGCGCCGGCGATCAAGGCCGCGGCCGATGCCGGTCATGATGTGCGTACCGTCGGGCGCAAGGGCGATTACCTCGCCTTGAAACGTGTCGAGCACTTCCGCCACAAGCAGACCGCCGAGATCCATATCGGCGGCGAGATTTTCGAGGTGGACATTCCGCTGGCCGGCGATTTCCAGGTGGCCAATGCGCTGGTCGCGGCAGGTCTTGCCATGTCGACCGGCGTCGAGCCGAAGGTGGCGATGGCCGCGCTCGAGAAGCTCGTCGGTGCGTCCGGCCGTCTCGAACTCGTCGGCCATACGAAAGACGGCGCGCTCGCCTATGTCGACTACGCCCATAAGCCTGACGCGCTGGAAAACGTGCTGAGCTCGGTCCGGCCCTTCACCACCGGCCGCGTCGTCGTCGTCTTCGGCTGCGGCGGCGACCGCGATCGCGGCAAACGGCCGATCATGGGCGAAATCGCCTGCCGGCTTGCCGACGTCGTCATCGTCACCGACGACAATCCGCGCTCGGAGGAGCCGGCCTCGATCCGGGCGGAGATCATGGCGGCAGCACCTAGCGCCTCGGAAATCGCCGATCGCGCCAAGGCGATCCGCGAGGCTGTCGCCATGCTGCGATCCGGCGATACGCTGATCGTCGCCGGCAAGGGGCATGAGGAAGGGCAGACGATCGGCAGCGTGACCCTGCCGTTCTCCGATCATGCGGAGGTGCGCAAGGCCTTGGAGGAACTGCAATCTTGA
- a CDS encoding UDP-N-acetylmuramoylalanyl-D-glutamyl-2,6-diaminopimelate--D-alanyl-D-alanine ligase, with product MSWLWTTEDMIAAVAGRPFGTLPEGITGISIDSRSISPGEAFFAIKGDRVDGHDYASMAVANGASLLVVSEARLPAMGRLTVPMIVVEDVLAALGRLGLASRERSKARIIAVTGSVGKTTTKEMLRHVLSPSGKVHASVASFNNHWGVPLTLARMPDDTDYGVFEVGMNHPGEIRPLVAMIRPDVAVITTIAPAHLGNFKNIKEIAAAKAEIFEGLEPGGHVVLNRDNDQFNFLDRTAQSLGIEHIHSFGQHAKAEFRLAEFNGADENSTLWLTIGGETLEVAIGAPGRHIAENALAALGVVRIVGADMEKAIEALGTLKPEKGRGKRHRLSIGSGRDSFTLIDESYNANPASMRAAIALLAASEPAGRGRRIAVLGDMLEMGEYAEKVHTDLAVPLLAAGIEHVWLAGTEMAALKESLPESVHVEYRENTGELTDYVLNSVAPGDVLMVKSSLGIGFGKIVAALLDKFPPFSDTQREL from the coding sequence TTGAGCTGGCTCTGGACGACCGAAGATATGATCGCAGCAGTGGCGGGGCGCCCCTTCGGCACTCTGCCCGAAGGCATCACCGGCATTTCCATCGACAGCCGCTCGATCAGCCCGGGCGAAGCCTTCTTCGCGATCAAGGGCGACCGTGTCGACGGCCACGACTACGCATCGATGGCGGTGGCGAACGGCGCCTCGCTTCTCGTCGTCAGTGAGGCGAGGCTTCCGGCCATGGGCCGCCTGACGGTGCCGATGATCGTCGTGGAGGATGTGCTCGCGGCACTCGGCCGGCTCGGCCTTGCCTCGCGCGAGCGCTCCAAGGCCCGGATCATCGCGGTGACGGGATCCGTGGGAAAGACGACCACCAAGGAAATGCTGCGGCATGTGCTGTCGCCTTCCGGCAAGGTGCATGCCTCCGTCGCCTCCTTCAACAATCATTGGGGCGTACCGCTGACGCTGGCGCGCATGCCTGACGATACGGATTACGGCGTCTTCGAGGTCGGCATGAACCATCCCGGCGAGATCCGGCCGCTGGTGGCGATGATCCGTCCCGATGTCGCCGTCATCACGACGATCGCCCCGGCGCATCTCGGCAACTTCAAGAACATTAAGGAGATCGCCGCCGCCAAGGCGGAGATCTTCGAGGGGCTCGAGCCGGGCGGCCATGTGGTGCTCAACCGCGACAACGATCAGTTTAATTTCCTCGACCGCACGGCGCAGTCGCTCGGTATCGAGCATATCCATTCCTTCGGCCAGCATGCCAAGGCGGAATTCCGGCTGGCGGAATTCAACGGCGCGGACGAGAATTCGACGCTGTGGCTGACGATCGGTGGCGAGACGCTGGAGGTCGCGATCGGCGCGCCCGGCCGCCATATCGCCGAGAATGCGCTCGCGGCGCTCGGCGTCGTCAGGATCGTCGGCGCAGATATGGAAAAGGCGATCGAAGCGCTTGGAACGCTGAAGCCGGAAAAGGGCAGGGGCAAACGCCACCGGCTTTCGATCGGCAGCGGCAGGGACAGTTTCACGCTGATCGACGAGAGCTACAATGCCAATCCGGCGTCGATGCGCGCGGCGATCGCACTTCTGGCCGCGTCCGAGCCGGCCGGGCGCGGACGCCGTATCGCCGTGCTCGGCGACATGCTTGAGATGGGCGAGTATGCCGAGAAGGTGCATACCGATCTCGCCGTGCCGCTGCTTGCAGCCGGCATCGAGCATGTCTGGCTCGCAGGCACAGAGATGGCTGCGCTCAAGGAATCGCTGCCGGAAAGCGTCCATGTCGAATATCGCGAGAACACCGGCGAATTGACGGATTATGTATTGAACTCGGTCGCACCGGGCGACGTGTTGATGGTGAAATCGTCTCTGGGCATCGGTTTCGGCAAGATCGTCGCCGCGCTGCTTGACAAGTTCCCGCCATTTTCCGACACGCAACGCGAACTTTGA
- the mraY gene encoding phospho-N-acetylmuramoyl-pentapeptide-transferase, giving the protein MLIWLVELSEYFKFLNLFRYITFRTGAALFTSALIVFLFGPTIINSLRIRQGKGQPIRADGPQTHFKKAGTPTMGGLMILAGIVGASLLWADLSNVYVVATLLVTLGFGAIGFYDDYLKVTKQSHMGFSGKARLGIEFVIAGIAVYFMMRTALASGVAGSTFGSSIAFPFFKDFMINIGIMFVVFGGFVIVGAGNAVNLTDGLDGLAIVPVMIAAASFGVIAYLAGNVVFANYLQINFVPGTGELAVVLGAVIGAGLGFLWFNAPPAAIFMGDTGSLALGGTIGTVAVATKHEIVMAIIGGLFVMETLSVIIQVGFFKMTGRRVFLMAPIHHHFEKKGWTESQVVIRFWIIAVGLAMLGLSTLKLR; this is encoded by the coding sequence ATGCTGATCTGGCTTGTCGAACTGTCGGAATATTTCAAATTTCTGAACCTGTTCAGATATATTACCTTCCGCACAGGCGCTGCTCTCTTCACCTCGGCCCTGATCGTCTTCCTGTTCGGGCCGACGATCATCAATTCGCTGCGCATCCGGCAGGGCAAGGGCCAGCCGATCCGCGCCGACGGACCGCAGACGCATTTCAAGAAGGCCGGCACGCCGACCATGGGCGGGCTGATGATCCTTGCCGGCATCGTCGGCGCGTCGCTGCTCTGGGCCGATCTTTCCAACGTCTACGTCGTCGCCACGCTGCTGGTGACGCTCGGCTTCGGCGCGATCGGCTTCTATGACGACTATCTCAAGGTGACGAAGCAGAGCCATATGGGTTTTTCCGGCAAGGCGCGCCTCGGCATCGAGTTCGTCATCGCCGGCATCGCCGTCTATTTCATGATGCGCACCGCCCTTGCCTCAGGCGTTGCCGGTTCGACCTTCGGTTCGTCGATCGCCTTTCCCTTCTTCAAGGACTTCATGATCAATATCGGCATCATGTTCGTCGTCTTCGGCGGCTTCGTCATCGTCGGCGCCGGCAATGCCGTCAACCTGACTGACGGCCTCGACGGGCTTGCCATCGTGCCTGTGATGATCGCCGCCGCCTCCTTCGGCGTCATCGCCTATCTCGCCGGCAACGTGGTGTTTGCGAACTACCTGCAGATCAATTTCGTGCCCGGCACCGGCGAGCTTGCCGTCGTCCTCGGCGCCGTCATTGGCGCCGGGCTCGGCTTTCTCTGGTTCAACGCGCCGCCGGCCGCCATCTTCATGGGCGACACCGGGTCGCTCGCGCTCGGCGGCACGATCGGCACCGTTGCCGTCGCCACCAAGCACGAAATCGTCATGGCGATCATCGGCGGCCTCTTCGTCATGGAGACGCTGTCGGTCATCATCCAGGTCGGCTTCTTCAAAATGACCGGCCGGCGCGTCTTCCTGATGGCGCCGATCCATCATCACTTCGAGAAGAAGGGCTGGACCGAGAGCCAGGTGGTGATCCGCTTCTGGATCATCGCGGTCGGCCTTGCCATGCTCGGCCTCTCGACGCTGAAGCTGCGGTGA
- the murD gene encoding UDP-N-acetylmuramoyl-L-alanine--D-glutamate ligase — protein MIPVTTLKDRKVALFGLGGSGLATARALVSGGAEVTAWDDNPDSVAKASAEGIRTEDLHTIDWSQQALFVLSPGVPLTHPKPHWTVDLARAAGVDIVGDVELFVRERRAHAPDCPFIAITGTNGKSTTTALIAHILKSAGYDTQLGGNIGTAVLTLDPPKAGRYYVVECSSYQIDLAPTLNPSAGILLNLTPDHLDRHGTMQHYADVKERLVAGSDVAIVGTDDSHSALIADRVERADVKVVRISRRNVVASGIYAEGTRLIQAAGGAMLPFADLDGIQTLRGSHNAQNAAAAVAACLAVGVSADDIRAGLASFPGLKHRMQPVGQRGRVVFVNDSKATNADAAAPALSSYDRIYWIAGGLPKSGGITTLAPYFPRIAKAYLIGEAAAEFAATLGEAVPYEISGTLERAVVHAAADAERDEAAASAVMLSPACASFDQYKNFEVRGEAFVGHVAALDGIAMLIGSATGEK, from the coding sequence ATGATCCCGGTCACGACGCTCAAGGACAGGAAGGTCGCGCTTTTCGGGCTCGGCGGCTCCGGCCTTGCCACCGCCCGGGCGCTGGTTTCGGGCGGCGCCGAGGTGACCGCCTGGGACGACAATCCCGACAGCGTCGCCAAGGCTTCCGCCGAAGGCATCCGGACGGAGGACCTGCACACGATCGACTGGAGCCAGCAGGCGCTGTTCGTGCTGTCACCAGGCGTGCCGCTCACTCATCCGAAGCCGCACTGGACCGTCGATCTTGCGCGCGCCGCCGGCGTCGACATCGTCGGCGATGTCGAGCTCTTCGTGCGCGAGCGCCGCGCCCATGCGCCGGATTGCCCGTTCATCGCCATCACAGGCACCAACGGCAAGTCGACGACGACGGCGCTGATCGCCCATATCCTGAAATCCGCAGGCTACGATACGCAGCTCGGCGGCAATATCGGCACCGCGGTCTTGACGCTCGATCCGCCGAAGGCCGGGCGCTATTACGTCGTCGAATGCTCCTCCTACCAGATCGATCTGGCGCCGACGCTGAACCCATCCGCCGGCATCCTGCTCAACCTGACGCCCGATCATCTCGACCGTCACGGCACGATGCAGCATTATGCCGATGTCAAGGAACGGCTGGTCGCCGGCAGCGATGTCGCGATCGTCGGCACCGATGACAGCCATTCGGCGCTGATTGCCGACCGCGTCGAGCGGGCTGATGTCAAGGTGGTGCGCATCTCCCGCCGCAACGTGGTGGCATCAGGCATCTACGCCGAGGGCACCAGGCTCATTCAGGCCGCCGGCGGCGCCATGCTGCCCTTCGCCGATCTCGACGGCATCCAGACGCTGCGCGGCAGCCATAATGCGCAGAACGCCGCCGCAGCCGTGGCCGCCTGCCTTGCCGTCGGTGTTTCCGCCGACGACATTCGCGCCGGCCTTGCCTCGTTCCCCGGCCTCAAGCACCGCATGCAGCCGGTGGGGCAGCGCGGCCGCGTCGTTTTCGTCAATGATTCCAAGGCGACCAATGCCGATGCCGCGGCGCCGGCGCTTTCGAGCTATGATCGCATCTACTGGATCGCCGGCGGCCTGCCGAAATCAGGCGGCATCACGACGCTCGCTCCCTATTTTCCGCGCATCGCCAAGGCCTATCTGATCGGCGAGGCGGCAGCGGAATTCGCAGCCACCCTCGGCGAGGCCGTGCCTTACGAGATCTCGGGCACGCTGGAGCGCGCCGTCGTGCATGCGGCAGCCGATGCCGAGCGCGACGAGGCGGCTGCTTCGGCCGTGATGTTATCCCCGGCTTGCGCAAGCTTCGATCAGTATAAGAATTTCGAAGTCAGGGGTGAAGCCTTCGTCGGACACGTGGCAGCGCTTGACGGGATCGCGATGCTGATCGGTTCGGCAACAGGAGAGAAATGA